One region of Paenibacillus polymyxa M1 genomic DNA includes:
- a CDS encoding ABC transporter ATP-binding protein, whose product MSEPLIQVEGLKKYFPITGGVFQRTVGYVKAVDDVSFHIHKGESFGLVGESGCGKSTIGRTILRLMDKTEGSVRYKGEDLHALNKEQIRALRPKLQIVFQDPFSSLNPRIKVGEAIGEALLDHGLIDRNELRQKVNETLNICGLSSYHYDRYPHEFSGGQRQRIGIARALILNPDFIVADEPVSALDVSIQAQIINLLSDLQQERQLTYLFISHDLSVVEHLCSRIGVMYLGSMVELASKEELFSNPLHPYTKALLSAVPIPDPTIKRQRIVLKGDIPSPANPPSGCKFHTRCPMAEARCKTEAPVYRDAGDQHFVACHFA is encoded by the coding sequence ATGAGCGAGCCTTTGATTCAAGTGGAAGGGCTGAAAAAGTATTTCCCGATCACAGGCGGGGTTTTTCAGCGTACGGTCGGATATGTAAAGGCGGTCGATGATGTATCCTTTCATATTCATAAGGGTGAGTCCTTTGGTCTGGTAGGAGAATCTGGCTGCGGTAAAAGTACGATTGGGCGCACGATTCTCAGATTAATGGATAAGACAGAGGGATCAGTACGGTACAAGGGCGAAGACTTGCACGCGTTAAACAAGGAGCAGATTCGTGCGCTTCGTCCGAAGCTGCAAATCGTCTTTCAGGACCCCTTTAGCTCACTGAACCCGAGAATTAAGGTTGGTGAGGCGATCGGAGAAGCTTTGCTGGATCACGGGTTGATTGATCGTAATGAGCTGCGGCAAAAGGTCAACGAAACGCTGAATATTTGCGGTCTATCCTCGTATCACTATGATCGTTATCCGCATGAGTTCTCAGGTGGTCAGCGGCAGCGGATCGGGATTGCACGGGCCTTGATTTTGAATCCTGATTTTATTGTGGCTGACGAGCCGGTATCTGCTCTGGATGTATCGATTCAGGCCCAGATCATTAACTTGTTAAGCGATTTGCAGCAGGAACGCCAACTGACGTACCTGTTCATCTCGCATGATCTGAGTGTGGTCGAGCATCTGTGTAGCCGGATTGGTGTGATGTATCTGGGCTCAATGGTAGAGTTGGCCTCCAAGGAGGAGCTGTTCAGCAATCCGCTTCACCCGTACACCAAGGCTTTGCTATCAGCAGTACCGATTCCAGATCCGACGATCAAAAGACAGCGGATTGTGTTAAAAGGGGACATCCCGTCTCCGGCTAATCCGCCGTCAGGATGCAAGTTTCATACACGTTGTCCTATGGCAGAAGCACGCTGTAAAACAGAGGCTCCGGTATATCGAGATGCGGGCGACCAGCATTTTGTAGCCTGTCATTTTGCTTAA
- a CDS encoding ABC transporter ATP-binding protein, producing the protein MENALIEFRNLKTHFHTSNGTVKAVNDVSFKIREGETLCVVGESGCGKSVTAMTMMRLIDSPHTSDGQIWFEGKDLLKLNKGQMQQIRGNDISIIFQEPMSSLNPVLTIGEQITEPLLMHTLMSKKEARARAIELINLVGISRSEEIFHSYPHELSGGMRQRIMIAIALSCNPKLLIADEPTTALDVTIQAQILDLMRDLKDKLKTSIMLITHDLGVVAEMADYVVVMYAGNVIEEAPVIELFKNPQHPYTQGLLKAKPVINQKMDRLYSIPGQVPNPIELGENCHFHDRCAHCMQICKDQAPPLNEKENGHKVACWLYEKEGGQRV; encoded by the coding sequence ATGGAAAATGCTTTGATTGAATTTCGTAACCTGAAAACCCACTTTCATACCTCTAACGGAACTGTCAAAGCGGTCAATGACGTCAGTTTTAAAATTCGTGAGGGTGAAACGCTCTGTGTGGTAGGAGAATCTGGTTGTGGTAAGAGTGTAACTGCGATGACGATGATGCGGTTGATTGATTCTCCCCACACCTCCGACGGACAAATCTGGTTTGAGGGCAAAGACCTCCTAAAACTCAATAAAGGTCAAATGCAGCAAATTCGCGGCAATGACATTTCGATTATTTTTCAGGAACCGATGTCTTCGCTGAATCCAGTGCTTACGATTGGAGAACAGATTACGGAGCCGTTGCTGATGCATACATTAATGAGTAAAAAAGAAGCACGCGCCCGGGCAATTGAACTGATTAATTTGGTGGGCATTTCGCGATCGGAGGAAATATTCCATTCCTATCCTCATGAATTGAGTGGCGGTATGCGCCAGCGGATTATGATTGCTATTGCTTTAAGCTGCAATCCGAAGCTGTTGATTGCGGATGAACCGACAACGGCACTGGATGTAACAATTCAGGCGCAGATTCTTGATTTAATGCGGGATTTGAAGGATAAGCTTAAAACGTCCATTATGCTGATTACGCACGACTTGGGTGTCGTGGCAGAAATGGCCGATTATGTGGTCGTTATGTATGCCGGGAACGTTATTGAAGAGGCTCCTGTCATTGAGCTGTTCAAAAATCCGCAGCATCCGTATACTCAAGGGCTATTAAAGGCTAAACCTGTCATTAATCAGAAAATGGATCGGCTGTATTCCATCCCAGGACAGGTGCCAAACCCCATTGAGCTGGGTGAAAATTGCCATTTTCATGATCGTTGCGCACATTGCATGCAAATATGCAAGGATCAGGCTCCTCCCTTGAATGAAAAGGAGAATGGTCATAAGGTTGCCTGCTGGCTATATGAGAAAGAAGGAGGGCAACGGGTATGA
- the opp4C gene encoding oligopeptide ABC transporter permease produces the protein MSAETVTIETNQKAAIRPEASPWRIAIRRFNQNRLALAGLVILILMVIICVFGPMISPYHLDDYKLSDKNLSPNAKYWLGTDKFGRDILLRTMLAGRISLTVGLVATFISVMIGATLGALAGFYRKGVDTVIMRIADIFMALPTLPLLIILGAVLSDLKVDPSNRIYFLMLIIGILSWTSLSRLVRGQILTLREQEFMQATEALGLRDRRKIFRHLLPNTIPTIIVTATLGVAGAIITESALSYLGIGVVPPTPSWGNMISAANNLIDFRKRPWIWVPPGMCILITVVAINLIGDGLRDALDPKMKK, from the coding sequence TTGTCCGCGGAAACAGTCACGATTGAAACGAATCAAAAGGCGGCGATCCGTCCTGAAGCGTCTCCATGGAGAATCGCCATTCGTCGTTTTAACCAAAACCGCCTGGCTTTGGCAGGTCTCGTTATATTAATTCTCATGGTTATCATTTGTGTATTTGGCCCCATGATTTCACCTTATCATTTAGATGATTACAAGCTATCTGACAAAAATTTATCCCCTAATGCGAAGTACTGGCTTGGTACGGATAAGTTTGGTAGAGATATTTTACTGCGTACGATGCTGGCCGGCCGTATTTCTTTGACAGTGGGGCTGGTCGCCACGTTTATTTCGGTCATGATCGGGGCGACGTTGGGTGCGCTGGCAGGGTTTTATCGTAAAGGCGTGGATACGGTTATTATGCGGATTGCCGATATTTTCATGGCGCTGCCTACATTGCCGCTGCTTATTATTTTAGGTGCTGTTCTGTCGGATTTGAAGGTTGATCCGTCGAACCGTATTTATTTTCTGATGCTTATTATCGGAATCCTGAGCTGGACGAGCTTGTCCCGTCTGGTCAGAGGGCAGATTCTTACGCTGCGTGAACAGGAGTTCATGCAGGCGACGGAAGCACTGGGGTTGAGAGACCGCCGTAAAATATTCCGACATCTGCTGCCGAACACGATTCCTACTATTATTGTTACGGCTACGCTTGGAGTGGCTGGTGCGATTATTACAGAATCTGCGCTCAGTTACTTGGGGATTGGCGTTGTGCCGCCCACACCTTCGTGGGGGAACATGATATCGGCTGCGAATAACCTGATTGACTTCCGCAAACGGCCCTGGATATGGGTACCACCGGGAATGTGTATTCTAATTACTGTTGTAGCGATTAATCTGATTGGCGACGGTTTGCGTGACGCGCTGGACCCTAAAATGAAGAAGTAG
- a CDS encoding ABC transporter permease produces the protein MKQYIIRRLLQLIPTLIGISIIVFAISAMVPGDYITAKQNPNMTAEKAQQLRHIYGLDKPEYQRYFIWAGNMLKGNMGDSLQHKQPVTKVISNYVWNSFIIAFFSLIFSWLIAIVAGVFSAKFQYSLFDKFVTLFIFLCMSLPSFFIGLLVIKIFALEWGILPVGGMTTAGVEAGSWDYMVDVLKHMFLPTLVLTMLSTGSLTRYFRTGMLEVIRQDYIRTARAKGLKERTVIFKHALRNALIPAITLLGFELPALFGGAMILEKVFVWPGVGQVYLESISMRDYPFMLGFTIFLAILTLLGNLLSDVLYGMADPRIRLK, from the coding sequence ATGAAGCAGTACATTATTCGAAGACTGCTGCAACTCATCCCCACACTTATTGGCATATCCATTATCGTTTTTGCGATTTCAGCCATGGTGCCGGGTGATTATATTACAGCCAAGCAGAACCCGAATATGACCGCCGAGAAGGCGCAGCAGCTACGACATATCTACGGGCTGGATAAACCGGAATACCAACGTTATTTTATATGGGCCGGTAATATGTTAAAGGGAAATATGGGGGATTCATTGCAGCATAAGCAGCCGGTAACGAAGGTTATCAGCAATTATGTATGGAACTCTTTTATTATCGCTTTTTTTAGTCTTATTTTTAGCTGGCTCATTGCCATTGTTGCAGGGGTATTTTCAGCTAAGTTCCAATATTCCTTATTCGATAAGTTTGTTACGTTATTTATTTTCTTATGTATGTCGCTGCCTTCATTTTTTATTGGTCTATTGGTCATCAAAATATTTGCTCTTGAATGGGGGATTCTTCCCGTCGGAGGCATGACCACAGCAGGGGTGGAAGCAGGCTCGTGGGATTATATGGTGGATGTCCTCAAGCATATGTTCCTACCGACACTCGTACTTACGATGCTGAGTACAGGAAGCCTGACTCGTTATTTCCGTACAGGCATGTTGGAGGTCATCCGGCAGGATTATATCCGTACCGCACGTGCCAAGGGCTTGAAGGAGCGGACGGTTATTTTCAAGCATGCACTGCGCAATGCTCTGATTCCAGCAATCACACTGCTCGGGTTCGAGCTTCCAGCCTTATTTGGTGGGGCAATGATCCTGGAAAAGGTATTTGTATGGCCGGGTGTGGGGCAGGTTTATCTGGAGTCTATTAGTATGCGGGATTATCCGTTTATGCTGGGCTTCACGATTTTCCTGGCCATTCTTACGCTCCTCGGTAATTTACTTTCTGATGTATTGTATGGCATGGCCGATCCAAGAATTCGCTTGAAATAG
- a CDS encoding ABC transporter substrate-binding protein codes for MVQTKKWVSLLMVLTIVGVLFAGCSGGANEAQPQQGNADNKTEGNEASAPVTEGVIKATDLSQNPPGATNRKDNIVVGMTSPKGVFNPLFWQTTYDLYVVRTVFDSFLQVKADGTYENSLAEKVDVSPDGLKYTFHLKPGVKYSDGTPVTVKDYAFVLKVLHDPNYDGESDILSFKIKGGKEYHDGKANDISGIKVIDDNTVEVTVTEATAYTKDYLGEQYFMPEAYYGKGFKKGNLDSIKALNNKPIGSGQYVLKSFSPGQQVVLEANPNYFKGAPKVKSVIFKTTTEETNLSMLQTGETDMDNITVTEDNVEELKALGFLDVNIMPTNGYGYIAFNHKEKKFQDPKVRQALTIGLNRKEIVQGVYGPYANVINIPQSTESWSYTDEGINKYEFDTAKAKALLDEAGWKVGADGIREKDGEKLTINFSATADNPVVEALLPIMSNNYKELGIKLTSETLDFNAIMDKKDTGKFDMFFAAWGLTPDPDTTTFITNGAQNDIGYSNKKVDELTLAGKHELDQEKRKQIYKQLYQELNKDLPTIFLYQRRDMWPVNGRVSGLEITPYKDFEFTLHNAQIAQ; via the coding sequence ATGGTGCAAACGAAGAAATGGGTTTCTTTGCTTATGGTGCTTACGATCGTTGGTGTTCTGTTTGCAGGATGTAGTGGAGGTGCTAATGAGGCACAGCCGCAGCAAGGCAATGCGGATAATAAAACAGAGGGAAATGAAGCAAGCGCACCAGTTACAGAGGGTGTTATTAAAGCGACGGATTTGTCGCAAAATCCTCCAGGAGCAACGAATCGGAAAGATAACATTGTAGTAGGTATGACGTCACCTAAAGGGGTATTTAACCCGCTATTCTGGCAAACAACTTACGATTTATATGTAGTCAGAACAGTATTTGATTCCTTCTTACAGGTGAAGGCAGATGGTACATATGAAAATAGTTTGGCTGAAAAGGTTGATGTATCGCCGGATGGTCTAAAATACACATTCCATCTGAAACCAGGTGTGAAGTATAGTGACGGCACTCCAGTAACCGTAAAGGATTATGCTTTTGTTCTCAAAGTGCTGCATGATCCGAATTATGATGGAGAAAGCGATATATTATCTTTTAAGATTAAAGGCGGTAAGGAATACCACGATGGCAAGGCGAATGATATCTCGGGTATCAAGGTCATTGATGATAACACAGTAGAGGTAACCGTTACAGAAGCAACAGCTTATACGAAGGATTATCTGGGTGAGCAATACTTCATGCCAGAAGCTTATTACGGAAAAGGGTTCAAGAAGGGTAACCTGGACAGCATCAAGGCGCTTAATAATAAACCAATCGGCTCCGGGCAGTATGTGCTGAAGAGCTTTTCCCCAGGTCAACAAGTCGTACTTGAAGCGAATCCAAACTACTTCAAAGGTGCACCAAAGGTGAAATCAGTTATTTTCAAAACGACAACAGAAGAAACAAACCTGTCTATGCTGCAAACAGGCGAAACGGACATGGACAATATCACAGTTACGGAAGACAATGTAGAGGAATTAAAGGCTCTAGGCTTCTTGGACGTGAATATTATGCCGACAAATGGCTATGGATATATTGCGTTTAATCACAAGGAAAAGAAATTTCAAGACCCTAAAGTACGTCAAGCTTTAACTATTGGTTTAAACCGTAAAGAGATTGTGCAGGGCGTGTATGGGCCATATGCGAATGTCATTAATATTCCACAGTCTACAGAATCTTGGTCTTACACGGATGAAGGTATCAATAAATATGAGTTTGATACAGCGAAGGCGAAGGCTTTGCTGGATGAGGCAGGCTGGAAGGTTGGGGCTGACGGAATTCGCGAAAAGGACGGAGAAAAGCTGACCATTAACTTCTCCGCAACTGCTGATAATCCAGTAGTAGAGGCCTTGCTACCGATCATGTCCAATAACTATAAGGAGCTCGGCATCAAGCTAACTTCTGAAACTTTAGATTTTAACGCCATTATGGATAAAAAGGATACGGGCAAGTTTGATATGTTCTTTGCGGCTTGGGGCTTAACTCCAGACCCGGACACAACGACTTTTATTACGAATGGTGCACAAAATGATATCGGCTATTCCAATAAAAAGGTTGATGAATTAACACTTGCTGGTAAGCATGAACTGGATCAAGAAAAACGCAAACAGATTTACAAACAGCTCTATCAAGAGCTGAACAAAGATCTGCCAACTATCTTTTTGTACCAACGCAGAGATATGTGGCCAGTGAATGGACGTGTATCCGGCTTAGAAATTACACCATACAAAGATTTTGAGTTCACTCTGCATAACGCTCAAATCGCTCAATAA
- the rpsR gene encoding 30S ribosomal protein S18, producing the protein MGFRQREGGDDNKRPARRGGRNKRRKVCFFTVNKITHIDYKDTDLLKKFISERGKILPRRVTGTSAKYQRMLTIAVKRSRQIALLPYTTE; encoded by the coding sequence ATGGGCTTCAGACAAAGAGAAGGCGGAGACGATAACAAAAGACCAGCTCGTCGTGGTGGTCGCAACAAACGTCGTAAAGTATGTTTCTTCACTGTGAACAAAATTACTCACATTGACTATAAAGATACAGACCTGCTTAAAAAATTCATCAGCGAACGTGGAAAAATTCTTCCTCGTCGTGTGACTGGAACAAGCGCGAAATATCAACGTATGTTGACAATCGCTGTTAAACGTTCCCGTCAAATCGCATTGCTTCCTTACACTACTGAATAG
- the ssb gene encoding single-stranded DNA-binding protein, with product MLNRVILIGRLTKDPELRYTPSGVAVTQFTLAVDRPFTSQGGEREADFLPIVTWRQLAETCANYLRKGRLTAVEGRVQVRNYENNEGKRVYVTEIVADNVRFLESNRDSGNGGGNSGGGMREESPFGGGNSNSGRGNNNSRNNQDPFSDDGKPIDISDDDLPF from the coding sequence TTGTTGAACCGTGTCATTCTGATCGGTCGTTTGACCAAAGATCCAGAGCTGCGCTATACACCGTCTGGTGTAGCAGTAACCCAGTTCACCCTGGCTGTAGACCGTCCGTTTACAAGTCAAGGCGGCGAACGGGAAGCGGATTTCTTGCCGATCGTAACCTGGCGTCAGCTTGCTGAAACATGCGCTAACTATCTTCGTAAAGGTCGTTTGACGGCTGTTGAAGGCCGTGTACAAGTGCGTAATTATGAGAACAATGAAGGAAAACGTGTATACGTGACTGAAATTGTTGCTGATAATGTACGTTTCTTGGAATCTAACCGCGATAGCGGCAACGGTGGCGGCAATAGCGGTGGAGGTATGCGTGAGGAGTCTCCTTTCGGAGGCGGTAACAGCAATAGTGGGCGCGGGAATAATAACTCGCGAAACAATCAGGATCCTTTTTCCGATGACGGAAAACCGATCGATATTTCGGATGATGATCTACCATTTTAA
- the rpsF gene encoding 30S ribosomal protein S6 yields MRKYEVMYIIRPDIEQEAVQATVDKFQGIISNGGGEITNHDVTKRRLAYEIKKFRDGSFVLVNFTAEPAVVTELERIMKISDEVIRYLITNDVA; encoded by the coding sequence ATGCGCAAATATGAAGTGATGTACATTATTCGTCCTGACATTGAACAAGAAGCTGTTCAAGCGACAGTCGACAAATTCCAAGGTATCATCTCTAACGGCGGTGGCGAAATTACGAATCACGATGTAACTAAACGCCGTCTTGCGTATGAGATCAAGAAATTCCGTGATGGTTCTTTCGTTCTGGTAAACTTCACAGCAGAACCTGCTGTTGTTACTGAGCTTGAGCGTATCATGAAAATTTCTGACGAAGTAATTCGTTATCTCATTACGAACGACGTAGCTTAA
- a CDS encoding YjzC family protein, with amino-acid sequence MGEKTEFVPGDKVPNDGVYMEVGEKSFHTEIQNPQQITLERGDSFPKTTNHNRKWKKKTKARVH; translated from the coding sequence ATGGGTGAAAAGACTGAGTTCGTACCCGGGGATAAGGTCCCAAACGACGGCGTATATATGGAGGTTGGAGAAAAAAGCTTTCATACTGAAATCCAAAACCCGCAGCAAATAACGTTGGAAAGAGGCGATTCTTTTCCGAAGACCACCAATCATAATCGCAAGTGGAAGAAAAAAACGAAAGCTCGCGTCCACTAA
- a CDS encoding DUF951 domain-containing protein — protein sequence MERKSFELGDIVQMKKPHPCGTNEMEIIRMGMDIRIKCVGCQHSVLIPRAKFEKNMKKVLRSKSSGDEQNSETI from the coding sequence GTGGAGCGTAAGTCGTTTGAACTAGGGGATATTGTGCAGATGAAGAAGCCTCATCCGTGTGGAACGAACGAGATGGAAATCATCCGGATGGGGATGGATATTCGAATCAAATGTGTCGGATGCCAGCATAGTGTGCTGATTCCGCGTGCCAAGTTCGAAAAGAATATGAAAAAAGTGCTGCGCTCAAAGTCCAGTGGTGACGAGCAGAATTCGGAAACCATTTGA
- a CDS encoding mechanosensitive ion channel family protein yields the protein MTFIHWLAGNLDTDDVVQGAIHWKDAVWKWLTDSAMWSTFLFVILKIVIIFIITRIFIRVINKIIDKSMEQKGDNGRFRLNTRRLTTVGELLKNVTNIVFNFILIMLVLSQMGINLGPLIAGAGVLGLAVGFGAQSLVKDVITGFFIIFEDQFAVGDVIQTGTFKGTVEMIGLRTTRLVSWKGEVYILPNGSITTVTNFSMSNALAVVDVPMKAERSLEEAVSLVKQAIQGIEESNAQILNMPDVLGVQSMTTSEYIVRVVAECMPNTGALVERDIQNNIKRALEDEEHRQAALETAITLEKEDEPGRKGGEKGGA from the coding sequence ATGACCTTTATACATTGGTTGGCCGGTAATTTAGACACGGATGACGTAGTGCAAGGTGCGATTCATTGGAAGGATGCTGTATGGAAATGGCTTACAGATAGTGCGATGTGGTCGACCTTTTTGTTTGTGATTTTGAAAATTGTAATTATTTTCATCATTACACGTATCTTTATTCGAGTTATTAATAAAATTATAGATAAGTCGATGGAGCAAAAGGGAGATAACGGCAGATTCCGATTGAATACCAGACGGTTAACGACTGTTGGGGAACTGCTAAAAAATGTAACAAATATTGTATTCAATTTCATCTTAATTATGCTGGTGCTATCGCAAATGGGTATAAATCTAGGCCCTCTGATTGCTGGAGCTGGAGTGCTTGGGTTGGCTGTAGGTTTTGGGGCACAGAGCTTGGTTAAGGATGTAATTACCGGATTCTTTATTATATTTGAGGATCAATTTGCCGTAGGAGACGTCATTCAGACGGGAACTTTCAAGGGGACGGTAGAAATGATTGGGCTGCGTACAACCAGGCTGGTGAGCTGGAAAGGTGAGGTGTACATTTTACCGAACGGCTCCATTACGACAGTAACGAACTTCTCCATGTCCAACGCGTTGGCGGTGGTAGATGTGCCAATGAAGGCGGAGCGTAGTCTGGAGGAAGCCGTCAGCTTGGTAAAACAGGCGATCCAAGGCATTGAAGAGTCCAATGCGCAGATACTTAATATGCCGGATGTGTTAGGCGTTCAGTCCATGACTACATCAGAGTATATCGTACGTGTTGTGGCGGAATGTATGCCGAACACAGGGGCCTTGGTAGAGCGTGATATTCAGAATAATATCAAGAGGGCTCTGGAGGACGAGGAACATCGTCAGGCCGCACTGGAAACGGCGATCACCCTTGAAAAAGAAGATGAGCCAGGAAGAAAAGGGGGAGAGAAGGGTGGAGCGTAA
- the yyaC gene encoding spore protease YyaC, protein MTYPSDFIPGQEPLSLKISHTDPGIQSAIIHRLLFHLHQARSLQNIVIICIGTDRSTGDCLGPLVGTHLSRYKSPLFSLYGTLDEPVHAMNLQTTLNGIHDRYEQPYIIGIDACLGQTSSVGCIQVAEGPLKPGAGVNKELPPVGDIHLTGIVNVGGFMEYFVLQNTRLNLVMKLSDIIASSLYSAIREWHYRSVLLAAQE, encoded by the coding sequence ATGACTTATCCATCTGACTTCATTCCGGGGCAAGAACCCCTAAGCTTAAAAATATCACACACCGATCCCGGGATCCAATCAGCCATCATCCATCGTTTGCTGTTCCATCTGCATCAGGCGCGGAGTCTACAAAATATCGTCATCATTTGCATCGGCACCGACCGTTCTACTGGAGATTGCCTTGGCCCGCTTGTGGGTACCCATTTGTCCCGCTACAAAAGCCCCCTATTTAGTCTGTATGGAACATTAGATGAGCCTGTACATGCTATGAACCTGCAAACCACACTGAACGGCATACATGACCGATACGAACAGCCTTATATCATTGGCATAGACGCATGTCTTGGACAAACCTCCAGTGTTGGATGCATTCAGGTTGCAGAGGGTCCTCTCAAGCCTGGAGCAGGTGTAAATAAAGAATTACCGCCGGTCGGCGATATCCATTTGACTGGTATCGTTAACGTCGGCGGCTTCATGGAATACTTCGTGTTACAAAATACGAGACTAAATTTGGTAATGAAGTTATCAGATATCATAGCTAGTAGCTTATACTCCGCAATTAGGGAGTGGCATTACCGGTCTGTCCTACTTGCTGCGCAAGAGTAA
- a CDS encoding DUF4446 family protein, with the protein MAELNGLIMEQLAGIVAGIVLILLILLIVIIVQGSKLKKIRRKYETMMAGSGVENLETLLIDLKVQMDTIEDEQEAHRASMKSLRSKLTGLKGHIGIKRYNAFGERGSDLSFSLAIVDDNQDGIVLTGIYNRDGSYVYAKPLEAGQSAYSLSPEEKEAITLAQQVGQTGNATP; encoded by the coding sequence ATGGCTGAATTGAATGGACTAATCATGGAGCAGCTTGCTGGAATTGTTGCAGGGATCGTGCTTATTTTGCTTATCCTGTTGATTGTTATTATTGTACAGGGATCAAAGCTGAAGAAGATACGGCGAAAGTATGAAACCATGATGGCAGGCAGCGGTGTAGAGAATTTGGAAACGCTGCTGATTGATTTAAAGGTGCAGATGGATACGATTGAAGATGAGCAGGAAGCCCACCGTGCAAGTATGAAATCACTACGCAGCAAACTGACTGGCTTGAAGGGACATATAGGCATCAAACGTTATAATGCCTTTGGTGAGAGAGGGAGCGATTTAAGCTTCTCTCTGGCTATTGTAGACGATAATCAGGACGGAATAGTATTGACCGGTATTTATAACCGGGATGGCTCATATGTGTATGCCAAGCCTCTGGAAGCGGGACAATCCGCTTATTCCTTATCACCTGAAGAGAAAGAAGCTATTACTCTTGCGCAGCAAGTAGGACAGACCGGTAATGCCACTCCCTAA
- a CDS encoding ParB/RepB/Spo0J family partition protein — protein MSKRLGKGLDALIPSLTVSEEDKVVDIPLSQLRANPYQPRKTFDEESIKELAESIRQHGVIQPIIARSVLRGYEIIAGERRFRASQFCGNPTIPVVVRNFTDQQVMEIALIENLQRENLNAMEVAVAYQGLMDQFSLTQEELSMKVGKSRSHIANFLRLLALPEEVKDHVSRGTLSMGHARAIVGLKDPDMVKQLALQCIEQQWSVRELEEAVQQLDHKPGETKAKAKVRKKDPYIDHMEESLRERFKTTVKIKHNKDKGKIELNYYSQQDLERLLELLQ, from the coding sequence ATGAGTAAACGGTTGGGAAAGGGACTGGATGCACTTATTCCCTCCCTTACAGTCAGTGAAGAGGATAAGGTTGTTGACATTCCGCTCAGCCAGTTGCGGGCGAACCCATACCAGCCTCGGAAAACGTTTGATGAGGAGTCTATTAAGGAATTAGCGGAATCCATTCGTCAGCACGGTGTTATCCAACCCATTATTGCGCGTAGTGTCTTGAGAGGATATGAGATTATAGCCGGGGAAAGGCGGTTTCGGGCATCTCAATTTTGTGGGAATCCGACCATACCCGTGGTTGTTCGCAATTTTACAGATCAGCAGGTAATGGAGATTGCCTTGATTGAGAATTTGCAGCGTGAAAACTTAAATGCAATGGAAGTAGCAGTAGCTTATCAGGGGTTAATGGATCAATTCTCCTTAACTCAGGAAGAGTTGTCCATGAAAGTGGGAAAATCACGTTCACACATTGCCAATTTCCTTCGCTTGCTCGCATTGCCTGAAGAGGTTAAAGATCATGTTTCACGTGGAACATTGTCTATGGGGCATGCTAGAGCAATTGTTGGGCTCAAAGATCCAGACATGGTAAAACAACTAGCCTTGCAATGCATTGAGCAACAGTGGAGTGTTCGTGAACTCGAGGAAGCCGTACAGCAGTTGGATCATAAGCCTGGAGAAACAAAAGCTAAAGCAAAGGTACGAAAAAAGGACCCCTATATTGACCATATGGAAGAGTCCCTACGCGAGCGTTTTAAAACAACTGTGAAGATCAAGCACAATAAAGATAAAGGCAAAATCGAATTGAATTATTACAGCCAGCAGGATTTGGAAAGATTACTGGAGCTATTACAGTAG